Proteins from one Deinococcus aestuarii genomic window:
- a CDS encoding catalase produces the protein MGQGEGGQTLTTRQGHPVRNNQQQRTVGSRGPATLENYHFLEKISHFDRERIPERVVHARGAGAHGVFEAYGTVGDEPVSKFTRAKLFQEKGKQTPVFVRFSTVIHSSHSPETMRDPRGFAVKFYTEDGNWDLVGNNLKVFFIRDAIKFPDVIHSLKPDPVTNRQDGGRIFDFMSNTPEAMHMLTLLFSPHGIPANYRQMQGSGVNTYKWVNDRGEAVLVKYHWEPVQGIKNLTQPEAEQIQGKNINHATQDLYEAIERGDFPQWELLVQIMSDDDHPELDFDPLDDTKTWPRDQFPWLPVGRMTLNRNPKNYFAEVEQAAFGTGVLVDGLDFSDDKMLVGRTFSYSDTQRYRVGTNYLQLPINAPKKHVATNQRDGQMAYRVDTVPGQNPHVNYEPNSTNGLTEAPRDVAEYTPWVEGHLVRESIDRTNNFAQAGEQYRAFEDWERDDLINNLVENISAATPEVQARMVELFTQCDEDYGRRVAEGLEQVRQSRQDREHEAVVQAQERAKEAQPF, from the coding sequence ATGGGCCAGGGTGAGGGCGGGCAGACGCTGACCACCCGCCAGGGGCACCCGGTCCGCAACAATCAGCAGCAGCGCACGGTGGGCAGCCGCGGCCCCGCCACGCTGGAGAACTACCACTTTCTGGAGAAGATCAGCCACTTCGACCGCGAGCGCATCCCCGAGCGGGTCGTCCACGCCCGCGGCGCCGGGGCGCACGGCGTCTTCGAGGCGTACGGCACGGTCGGCGACGAGCCGGTGAGCAAGTTCACGCGGGCCAAACTCTTCCAGGAGAAGGGCAAGCAGACGCCCGTGTTCGTCCGCTTCTCCACGGTGATCCACTCCAGCCACTCGCCGGAGACGATGCGTGACCCACGCGGCTTCGCGGTCAAGTTCTACACGGAAGATGGCAACTGGGACCTCGTGGGCAACAACCTCAAGGTCTTTTTCATCCGCGACGCGATCAAGTTCCCGGACGTGATCCACTCGCTCAAGCCCGACCCGGTGACGAACCGGCAGGACGGCGGGCGCATCTTCGACTTCATGAGCAACACGCCCGAGGCGATGCACATGCTGACGCTGCTCTTCTCGCCGCACGGCATCCCGGCGAACTACCGCCAGATGCAGGGCTCGGGCGTGAACACCTACAAGTGGGTGAACGACCGGGGCGAGGCCGTCCTCGTCAAGTATCACTGGGAGCCGGTGCAGGGCATCAAGAACCTCACCCAGCCCGAGGCCGAGCAGATTCAGGGCAAGAACATCAACCACGCCACCCAGGACCTGTACGAGGCCATCGAGCGCGGCGACTTCCCGCAGTGGGAGCTCCTCGTCCAGATCATGTCGGACGACGACCACCCGGAGCTCGACTTCGATCCGCTCGACGATACCAAGACCTGGCCGCGCGACCAGTTCCCGTGGCTGCCGGTCGGGAGGATGACCCTGAACCGCAACCCCAAGAACTACTTCGCGGAGGTCGAGCAGGCCGCCTTCGGCACGGGCGTGCTGGTGGACGGGCTGGACTTCAGTGACGACAAGATGCTGGTGGGCCGCACCTTCTCGTACTCGGACACGCAGCGCTACCGGGTGGGCACCAACTACCTCCAGCTCCCGATCAACGCGCCGAAAAAGCACGTGGCGACCAACCAGCGCGACGGGCAGATGGCCTACCGGGTGGACACCGTGCCGGGACAGAACCCGCACGTCAACTACGAGCCCAACTCCACGAACGGGCTGACGGAGGCGCCGCGCGACGTGGCCGAGTACACCCCCTGGGTCGAGGGCCACCTCGTGCGCGAGAGCATCGACCGCACGAACAACTTCGCGCAGGCGGGTGAGCAGTACCGCGCCTTCGAGGACTGGGAACGCGACGACCTGATCAATAACCTCGTGGAGAACATCTCGGCGGCCACGCCCGAGGTGCAGGCCCGCATGGTCGAACTCTTCACCCAATGCGACGAGGACTACGGGCGCCGGGTGGCCGAGGGGCTGGAGCAGGTGCGCCAGAGCCGCCAGGACCGTGAGCACGAGGCTGTCGTTCAGGCGCAGGAACGGGCCAAGGAGGCGCAGCCTTTCTGA